Proteins from a genomic interval of Gossypium hirsutum isolate 1008001.06 chromosome A09, Gossypium_hirsutum_v2.1, whole genome shotgun sequence:
- the LOC107888513 gene encoding probable LRR receptor-like serine/threonine-protein kinase At1g07650 isoform X4 has protein sequence MGNRLSGPFPKVLTNITSLKNLSIEGNNFSGSIPPDIGKLINLQKLTLSSNAFSGELPVELAKLINLTDMRINDNNFSGKIPDFISNWKQIQKLQIQGSSLEGPIPSSISALTSLSDLRISDLKGARSPFPLLRNMDSLKTLILRNCLIYGEIPEYIGDMKKLKTLDLSYNNLTGEIPGTFHKLTKADFLYLTGNQLTGSVPQWIVERNKNADLSYNNFTWEPASPIECPRGSVNLVESYSTSVDKLSRVPSCLRHNFPCSVSSKQYKYSLHINCGGKELNISGDTTYEADIEPRGASMFYPGHGWALSSSGNFMDNDIDADQYIVTNTSSLSNVSAIHSALYTTARISPLSLTYYGLCLMKGNYTVSLLFAEIIFKSDRSFYSLGKRIFDVYIQDELVLKDFNIEEEAGGTGEPIVKNFTVILTTHTLKIHFYWAGRGTTGIPARGMYGPIISAISVVPNFRPPTIVGKRNYLVVVVGAISAAIVIALMVLGIFWRKGRLGGKNSVEKELRGLDLQTGIFSLRQIKAATKNFDTENKIGEGGFGCVYKGLLSDGTVIAVKQLSSKSRQGNREFVNEIGMISALQHPNLVKLYGCCVEGNQLLLVYEYMENNCLSRALFGKNATCKLKLNWPTRQKICLGIARGLAYLHEESRIKIVHRDIKTSNVLLDKDLNAKISDFGLAKLNEDDKTHISTRIAGTIGYMAPEYAMRGYLTDKADVYSFGVVALEIVSGKSNTNYRPSEDFVYLLDWAYVLRERGSLLELVDPDLGSEYSSEEAMVMLNVALLCTNASPTLRPTMSQVVSMLEGRTAVQELLSDPGFSSMDSKFKALVNHFWQNPSQTLSMSTNGTVSDSASSNIEIEESRNC, from the exons ATGGGGAACCGGTTGTCTGGTCCTTTCCCAAAAGTTCTCACCAACATCACTAGCCTCAAAAACCT GTCTATTGAAGGAAACAACTTTTCAGGATCCATTCCTCCAGAtattggaaagttgataaatttaCAGAAACT TACTCTGTCATCGAATGCCTTCAGTGGAGAACTGCCAGTAGAACTTGCCAAGTTGATCAACTTGACTGATAT gaGAATAAATGACAATAACTTTTCAGGAAAGATACCTGATTTCATCAGTAACTGGAAGCAGATTCAGAAACT GCAGATTCAGGGTAGCTCTCTTGAGGGGCCAATACCCTCCAGCATTTCTGCACTGACTAGTTTATCAGATCT GAGGATTAGTGACTTAAAAGGTGCAAGATCTCCTTTCCCTCTGTTGCGTAACATGGACTCACTGAAGACATT GATACTAAGGAACTGCTTAATATATGGAGAAATCCCAGAGTATATTGGAGATATGAAGAAATTGAAAACCCT GGATCTCAGCTATAATAACTTGACCGGAGAAATTCCTGGAACATTCCACAAATTGACAAAAGCAGATTTCTT GTATTTGACCGGAAATCAGCTCACTGGTTCAGTGCCTCAGTGGATCGTGGAAAGAAATAAAAACGC GGATTTGTCTTACAATAATTTCACATGGGAGCCTGCAAGTCCAATAGAATGTCCTCGAGGGAGTGT GAACTTGGTTGAGAGCTACTCAACATCAGTAgataaatt AAGTAGGGTTCCTTCATGTCTAAGGCACAACTTCCCATGTTCTGTTTCATCTAAACAAT ATAAGTATTCATTGCACATTAATTGTGGAGGGAAGGAACTAAACATCAGTGGTGATACCACATATGAAGCTGATATTGAACCCAGAGGAGCTTCTATGTTTTACCCAGGGCATGGCTGGGCATTAAGCAGCAGTGGAAACTTCATGGATAATGATATTGATGCGGATCAATACATCGTTACCAATACTTCTTCTTTGTCCAATGTCTCTGCAATCCATTCAGCACTATATACAACAGCTCGTATTTCTCCCCTCTCTCTCACTTATTATGGACTCTGCCTAATGAAAGGGAACTACACTGTTAGTCTACTCTTtgctgaaattatttttaaaagcgATCGATCATTTTACAGCCTTGGAAAACGGATATTTGATGTCTATATCCAG GATGAATTGGTGCTGAAAGATTTTAATATTGAAGAGGAAGCTGGTGGTACTGGTGAGCCAATTGTAAAGAACTTTACGGTTATCCTAACAACACATACATTAAAAATCCACTTTTACTGGGCTGGAAGAGGGACTACAGGCATACCGGCAAGGGGGATGTATGGCCCTATTATTTCAGCTATATCAGTGGTTCCAA ATTTTCGGCCCCCAACTATCGTTGGCAAAAGGAATTATCTTGTAGTGGTGGTTGGGGCAATATCTGCAGCCATAGTTATTGCCCTTATGGTCTTAGGTATCTTTTGGAGAAAAGGTCGGTTGGGAGGCAAAAACTCTGTTGAGAAAG AGCTGAGAGGCCTGGATCTGCAAACAGGAATTTTCAGTCTAAGACAGATTAAAGCTGCCACCAAGAACTTTGATACTGAAAACAAAATTGGCGAGGGTGGCTTTGGTTGCGTGTATAAG GGTCTATTATCAGATGGAACAGTTATTGCAGTGAAACAGCTTTCCTCAAAATCTAGGCAGGGAAATCGCGAATTCGTGAATGAAATAGGCATGATATCTGCACTGCAGCATCCAAATCTTGTGAAGTTGTATGGATGTTGTGTTGAAGGAAACCAGTTATTGCTAGTATACGAGTACATGGAAAATAACTGTCTATCTCGTGCTTTATTTG GGAAGAATGCTACATGCAAACTGAAACTGAACTGGCCAACCCGACAAAAGATTTGCCTTGGCATTGCCAGGGGTTTGGCCTACCTCCACGAAGAGTCTAGAATAAAAATTGTGCATAGGGATATTAAAACAAGTAACGTGCTGCTTGATAAGGATCTCAATGCaaaaatttctgattttggtTTGGCAAAGCTAAATGAAGATGACAAAACTCACATCAGCACTCGTATAGCTGGGACCAT TGGTTATATGGCCCCCGAGTATGCAATGCGTGGTTACCTAACCGACAAAGCTGATGTGTATAGCTTTGGTGTTGTTGCTTTGGAAATTGTTAGTGGAAAGAGCAATACAAACTACAGGCCTAGTGAGGACTTTGTTTACCTTCTTGACTGG GCATATGTTTTGAGAGAACGGGGAAGTTTGTTGGAGTTAGTCGATCCGGACTTGGGATCAGAGTACTCATCGGAGGAAGCAATGGTCATGCTGAATGTGGCTCTCCTATGCACCAATGCATCTCCCACCCTGAGGCCTACCATGTCACAGGTAGTAAGCATGCTCGAAGGTCGAACAGCTGTTCAAGAACTCTTATCGGATCCGGGGTTTTCATCCATGGATTCAAAATTCAAGGCCTTGGTTAATCACTTTTGGCAAAATCCAAGCCAAACACTAAGCATGTCGACCAATGGCACA